A DNA window from Drosophila biarmipes strain raj3 chromosome 2R, RU_DBia_V1.1, whole genome shotgun sequence contains the following coding sequences:
- the LOC108029622 gene encoding centrosomin isoform X3: MAGIFRSTSLNHPTEVPGSQFKRYSLNSSNSAFCTSPGALQDVTMENSYASFDAARPQGGSHSPMVMQGRSVRELEEQMSTLRKENFNLKLRIYFMEEGQPGARANNSPDSLSKQLIDAKIEIEMLRKTVDEKMELLKDAARAISHHEDMQRKADFDSQTIIDELQDQIRAYQMAESGQSGENTGVFDSNKLQRLESEVQKLEQDLQEAEVRNTAAKNEMEFALAERLETITACEAKIQELAIKNAELVERLERDTESAEMSSTKRELGAQLADKMCELQDAQEKLKERERIHEQACRTIQKLMQKLSSQEREIKKLNQEKEESVNKVNDSVKATISPSTTGRSMSDNEASSLEISTNLRVRYELKITEQEEKIKQLQAEVKKKTANLQNLVNKELWEKNREVERLTKLVANQQKTMPQSGEESAGEADLQQSFTEAEYIRALERNKLLQRKVDVLFQRLADDQQNCAVIGQLRLELQQARTEVEKSDKWRMECVDVCSVLTNRLEELAGFLNSLLKHKDVLGVLAADRRHAMRKAVDRSLDLSKSLNMTLNITGASLADQSLAQLCNLSEILYTEGDVSHKTFNSHEEIHTASSMTPSVENLKAENKALKRELEKRRSSEGQQQRKERRSLPLPSQQLDNQSESEAWSEPDRKVSLARMGLDETSNSLAAPEQPASESESEGRSCATRLDRNRNCERIAQLEEQIAQKDERVLNVQCQLVELDNRYKEEQLRCLDISQQLEQLRVINEALTADLQAIGSYEDQRLVELQRQLELKTQQIDQLKLAQSTLTADSQITEMELQALQQQMQEMKQHHADSVSKLQSQLDEQKLHAVQQIKEQERLHKEALERDWVPLTTYQEQAQQLLELQRSLDYHQENEKELKQTLVENELATRALKKQLDESTLQASKAVMERTKAYNDKLQLEKRSEELKLQLETLKEEQTKLLKKRSNSSDVSQSGYTSEEVQVPMGPPSDQATSSKLAAAAVVANRVNTSSPDLGIESDAGRISSVELSNAQRAMLKTVEMKNESAIIKTTKSEGTSSPDTKTNLITAAPPAHDCAKVDLENAELRRKLIRTKRAFEDTYEKLRMANKAKAQVEKDIKNQILKTHNVLRNVRSNMENEL, translated from the exons ATGGCTGGTATCTTTCGATCTACCTCGCTGAACCACCCGACCGAAGTACCTGGCTCTCAATTCAAGAGATATTCTCTGAATTCCAGTAACTCAGCATTCTG CACAAGTCCGGGAGCTCTGCAAGATGTCACTATGGAGAACTCGT aTGCCAGCTTCGATGCCGCGCGACCTCAGGGCGGCAGCCACTCGCCCATGGTGATGCAAGGACGCTCTGTTCgcgagctggaggagcagaTGTCCACGCTGCGGAAGGAGAACTTCAATCTGAAACTCCGCATCTACTTCATGGAAGAGGGTCAACCGGGCGCCCGCGCAAACAATTCCCCGGACTCTTTAAGCAAACAGCTCATCGATGCGAAGATCGAAATCGAGATGCTCAGGAAAACCGTCGATGAGAAGATGGAGCTGCTAAAGGATGCCGCCAGAGCCATCTCTCACCACGAGGATATGCAGCGCAAAGCAGACTTTGACAGCCAGACAATTATCGATGAGTTGCAGGATCAGATTCGCGCGTACCAG ATGGCGGAGTCTGGCCAATCTGGCGAAAACACTGGAGTATTTGACTCCAATAAGCTACAGCGCCTGGAGTCGGAGGTTCAAAAATTGGAACAGGATCTTCAGGAGGCCGAGGTGCGTAACACGGCGGCCAAGAACGAGATGGAATTTGCGCTGGCCGAGCGCCTGGAGACGATTACAGCCTGTGAGGCCAAGATTCAAGAACTGGCTATTAAGAATGCCGAGCTGGTGGAGCGCCTCGAGAGGGACACCGAATCTGCTGAGATGTCAAGC ACCAAGCGAGAACTGGGTGCTCAACTGGCGGACAAAATGTGCGAGCTGCAAGACGCCCAAGAAAAGCTCAAGGAGCGCGAGAGGATCCACGAGCAAGCCTGTCGCACCATCCAGAAGCTGATGCAGAAGCTGAGCAGCCAGGAGAGGGAAATTAAGAAGCTCAATCAGGAAAAGGAGGAGTCGGTCAACAAGGTG AACGACAGCGTTAAGGCGACTATTTCGCCATCAACCACGGGCCGATCGATGAGTGACAATGAGGCCAGCTCCCTGGAAATATCCACCAATCTCCGGGTGCGTTACGAGCTTAAGATCACCGAACAGGAGGAGAAGATCAAGCAGCTGCAGGCGGAAGTCAAAAAGAAGACGGCCAACCTGCAGAACCTGGTGAACAAGGAGCTGTGGGAAAAAAATCGTGAAGTGGAGCGCCTTACTAAGCTGGTGGCGAATCAACAGAAGACGATGCCGCAGAGTGGTGAAGAGTCCGCCGGCGAAGCAGATCTTCAACAATCCTTCACGGAGGCTGAGTATATAAGGGCACTGGAGCGAAATAAGCTGCTGCAGCGCAAGGTCGACGTGCTCTTCCAGCGTCTCGCTGACGATCAGCAAAATTGCGCTGTGATTGGGCAGCTCCGCTTAGAGCTGCAGCAGGCACGCACGGAAGTGGAGAAGTCTGATAAGTGGCGTATGGAGTGCGTTGACGTTTGCAGTGTGCTGACCAATAGATTGGAAGAGCTGGCCGGTTTCCTCAACTCTCTGCTGAAACATAAAGATGTACTTGGAGTGTTGGCCGCCGATCGACGACATGCCATGCGTAAAGCTGTCGATCGCAGCTTGGATCTTTCCAAGAGTCTTAACATGACTCTAAATATAACTGGTGCATCCTTGGCCGATCAGAGCCTCGCTCAGCTGTGCAACCTCTCCGAGATCTTGTACACCGAAGGCGATGTGAGCCACAAGACTTTCAATTCCCACGAAGAGATCCACACGGCCAGTTCTATGACTCCCTCGGTGGAGAACCTGAAAGCGGAAAACAAAGCTCTTAAACGAGAGTTGGAAAAGCGACGCAGCTCTGAAGGACAGCAACAGAGAAAGGAGCGTCGCTCCCTGCCACTACCATCCCAACAGTTAGATAACCAAAGCGAATCGGAGGCCTGGTCAGAGCCAGACCGCAAGGTTTCGCTGGCACGCATGGGCCTGGATGAAACATCCAACAGTTTGGCAGCACCGGAGCAGCCGGCTAGTGAGTCGGAGAGCGAGGGAAGATCGTGCGCTACCCGTTTGGATCGCAACCGCAACTGTGAACGTATTGCCCAGCTGGAGGAGCAGATTGCTCAAAAAGACGAACGTGTCCTGAACGTGCAGTGCCAGTTGGTGGAGCTGGACAATCGATACAAGGAGGAGCAACTACGCTGTCTGGATATAAGTCAACAACTAGAGCAGTTGCGAGTCATTAACGAAGCTCTAACTGCAGACCTGCAGGCTATAGGCTCGTACGAGGACCAGCGATTGGTGGAGCTGCAACGACAGCTGGAGCTTAAAACTCAGCAAATTGATCAACTAAAGTTGGCTCAGAGCACTTTGACTGCGGATTCCCAGATCACCGAGATGGAGTTGCAGGCTTTGCAGCAGCAGATGCAGGAAATGAAGCAGCACCATGCCGATTCAGTGAGCAAACTGCAATCCCAATTGGATGAACAAAAACTTCATGCAGTACAGCAGATAAAGGAGCAGGAGCGCCTGCACAAGGAGGCTCTTGAGCGCGACTGGGTGCCACTGACGACTTACCAGGAGCAGGCTCAACAACTGTTGGAGCTGCAGCGATCCTTGGACTATCACCAAGAGAACGAGAAGGAGCTAAAGCAGACTTTAGTCGAGAACGAGCTAGCCACCCGGGCCTTGAAGAAGCAACTGGACGAGAGTACATTGCAAGCCTCAAAGGCTGTGATGGAGCGCACTAAGGCGTACAACGACAAGTTGCAACTAGAGAAACGCTCCGAGGAACTAAAGCTGCAACTGGAGACACTCAAGGAAGAGCAGACAAAACTGCTAAAGAAACGCTCCAACAGCAGCGACGTGTCTCAGTCCGGTTACACTTCTGAGGAAGTGCAAGTGCCCATGGGACCACCCTCGGACCAAGCTACATCTTCCAAACTGGCGGCTGCTGCAGTAGTGGCCAACAGGGTCAATACTTCATCCCCCGATTTGGGCATAGAAAGCGATGCCGGAAGGATTTCCAGCGTGGAACTATCCAATGCCCAACGAGCTATGCTTAAAACTGTAGAGATGAAAAACGAGAGTGCAATCATCAAAACGACAAAGTCAGAAG GAACCAGTTCACCCGACACCAAAACCAACCTGATAACTGCTGCACCCCCAGCTCACGACTGTGCCAAGGTAGATCTTGAAAACGCCGAGTTGCGGCGCAAATTAATCCGCACCAAACGCGCATTTGAAGACACCTATGAAAAGTTGCGTATGGCTAACAAAGCAAAAGCACAAGTCGAGAAAGacatcaaaaatcaaatactaAAAACGCACAACGTTCTGCGAAACGTTCGCTCAAACATGGAGAATGAGTTATAA
- the LOC108029623 gene encoding lysozyme 1, whose amino-acid sequence MAGVGKPLSDRSSLGMVRSSWSNVRVLPGALLWLLFQGIPLLAIRLKPCELAGQLYILDVPKAELPLWLCIAEFESRFNTHVVGQANTDGSRDYGLFQISDRYWCAPPNRTEYYAFNDCNVNCTRLLSDDITMAVQCARLIQKQQGWTAWSVYPEFCNGTLKAIDECFQPSNATDCLTSEIEEDKDC is encoded by the coding sequence ATGGCCGGAGTTGGAAAGCCACTTAGTGATCGTAGCTCGCTCGGAATGGTCCGATCAAGTTGGTCGAATGTGAGAGTACTCCCTGGGGCTCTGCTGTGGCTCCTGTTCCAGGGGATTCCCCTGCTGGCCATTCGCCTAAAGCCCTGCGAACTTGCAGGCCAGCTGTATATATTAGATGTCCCGAAAGCGGAGTTGCCCCTGTGGCTTTGCATCGCGGAGTTTGAGAGCCGATTTAACACACACGTCGTCGGTCAGGCCAATACGGATGGCTCAAGGGACTATGGACTCTTCCAGATCAGCGATCGTTACTGGTGTGCACCTCCGAATCGGACGGAATACTATGCGTTCAACGATTGCAACGTGAATTGCACTCGGCTTCTGAGCGACGACATTACCATGGCCGTTCAGTGCGCCCGGCTCATCCAGAAACAACAGGGTTGGACGGCCTGGTCCGTCTACCCGGAGTTCTGCAATGGGACTTTGAAAGCTATCGACGAGTGTTTCCAACCGAGCAACGCCACTGATTGTTTGACCAGCGAGATAGAAGAGGACAAAGATTGTTAG